One genomic window of Triticum urartu cultivar G1812 unplaced genomic scaffold, Tu2.1 TuUngrouped_contig_11, whole genome shotgun sequence includes the following:
- the LOC125526622 gene encoding probable LRR receptor-like serine/threonine-protein kinase At3g47570, whose protein sequence is MPNGSLDRWLHIDVHASQQLQGLTLMQRLNIAVDIADALDYLHNNCEPPIIHCDLKPSNILLNEDLVAHIGDFGLAKILSEPAAEQLINSKSSIGIRGTIGYVAPEYGEGGQVSSCGDVYSFGTVILELFTGMAPTHDMLRDGLTLHKHAENAFTGMLMQIVDPVLLSIEEANLTSLQDGSNTMEHGSNAILSVMKVALSCSNHAPTERMCMRDAAAAIRRITDSYVKNKTN, encoded by the exons ATGCCTAATGGGAGCCTGGATAGGTGGTTACACATTGATGTACATGCATCACAGCAACTGCAAGGTTTGACATTGATGCAGAGATTAAATATTGCAGTTGATATCGCTGATGCATTAGATTATTTGCACAACAACTGTGAACCACCAATAATTCACTGCGACTTGAAGCCAAGCAACATTCTTCTTAACGAGGATTTAGTTGCGCACATTGGGGACTTCGGCCTTGCAAAGATTCTTTCTGAACCAGCAGCGGAGCAGCTGATTAATTCAAAGAGCTCCATTGGAATAAGAGGAACGATTGGATATGTAGCTCCAG AGTATGGCGAAGGTGGTCAAGTTTCTTCATGTGGAGATGTATATAGCTTCGGAACTGTCATCCTCGAGTTGTTTACAGGCATGGCACCAACTCATGATATGCTCAGAGACGGGTTAACCTTGCATAAGCATGCCGAGAATGCATTTACAGGGATGCTAATGCAGATTGTTGATCCAGTACTACTTTCCATTGAAGAAGCCAATCTGACTAGTCTGCAGGATGGAAGCAACACAATGGAACATGGCAGCAATGCCATATTGTCTGTCATGAAGGTTGCGCTATCATGCAGCAATCATGCACCAACAGAGAGGATGTGCATGAGAGATGCTGCTGCTGCGATTCGCAGGATAACGGATAGCTATGTTAAAAATAAGACAAACTGA